In Microbacterium sp. AB, a single genomic region encodes these proteins:
- a CDS encoding aldo/keto reductase family protein yields MVNYRYLGNSGFKVSEITYGNWVTHASQVENDAAIATVHAALDAGITTFDTADTYANTAAEEVLAEALKGQRREGLEIFTKVYFPIGHKGPNDTGLSRKHILDGIHGSLRRLNVDYVDLYQAHRFDYETPLEETFQAFADVVRQGKALYIGVSEWTAEQLREGHALAKELGVQLVSNQPQYSLLHRVIEGKVVPASEELGISQIVWSPMAQGVLSGKYLPGQPVPAGSRATDEKSGAGFIKSLLRDEVLTAVQNLKPIAADLGLTLPQLAIAWVLQNPNVAAALVGASRPEQLADTVKASGVTLEPGVLAAIEQALEGVVNDDPEDTYSVSPKTRLA; encoded by the coding sequence ATGGTCAACTATCGCTATCTCGGCAACAGCGGCTTCAAGGTCTCGGAGATCACGTACGGCAACTGGGTCACCCACGCCTCGCAGGTCGAGAACGATGCGGCGATCGCCACCGTGCACGCCGCGCTCGACGCCGGCATCACCACCTTCGACACCGCGGACACGTACGCCAACACCGCCGCGGAGGAGGTGCTCGCCGAGGCGCTGAAGGGACAGCGCCGCGAGGGGCTCGAGATCTTCACGAAGGTCTACTTCCCCATCGGGCACAAGGGGCCGAACGACACCGGCCTCAGCCGCAAGCACATCCTCGACGGCATCCACGGGTCGCTGCGCCGCCTGAACGTCGACTACGTCGACCTCTACCAGGCGCACCGGTTCGACTACGAGACCCCGCTGGAGGAGACGTTCCAGGCGTTCGCCGACGTCGTCCGTCAGGGCAAGGCGCTGTACATCGGCGTCTCCGAGTGGACGGCCGAGCAGCTGCGCGAGGGGCACGCTCTCGCGAAGGAGCTCGGCGTCCAGCTCGTCTCGAACCAGCCGCAGTACTCCCTGCTCCACCGGGTGATCGAGGGCAAGGTCGTGCCCGCCTCCGAGGAGCTGGGCATCTCGCAGATCGTCTGGTCTCCCATGGCGCAGGGCGTGCTGAGCGGGAAGTACCTGCCGGGACAGCCCGTGCCTGCGGGCAGCCGCGCGACCGACGAGAAGAGCGGCGCCGGGTTCATCAAGAGCCTCCTGCGCGACGAGGTGCTCACGGCCGTGCAGAACCTCAAGCCGATCGCGGCCGACCTGGGGCTCACGCTTCCGCAGCTCGCCATCGCGTGGGTCCTGCAGAACCCCAATGTGGCCGCGGCGCTCGTGGGGGCGTCGCGCCCCGAGCAGCTCGCCGACACCGTCAAGGCGTCGGGCGTGACGCTCGAGCCGGGGGTCCTCGCCGCCATCGAGCAGGCGCTCGAAGGCGTCGTGAACGACGACCCGGAGGACACGTACTCGGTGTCGCCGAAGACCCGTCTCGCCTGA
- a CDS encoding IclR family transcriptional regulator encodes MGDQRSQDGSVQSVDRALQILNLLAEAPSLGVSEISRELGVHRSTAFRLLATLESHNYVEQESRRGTYRLGFGVLRLSGQVEARTDLVKEAQLVCDEVTDELNETSNVAILDDGAAVNICQTTGTRLVAVTQQYVGRRTPLHATSTGKILLAHAPADVLRSTLSGSLEAFTPHTVTDAAELETRLEEIRDRGWAAAVEEWESDTNAVAVAVSDRAGGVVAALSVTAPSFRMSPDGFPGIVAVLRRHAQHLSARLGSAGDPA; translated from the coding sequence GTGGGGGATCAGAGGTCGCAGGACGGCTCGGTGCAGTCCGTGGACCGGGCGCTGCAGATCCTGAACCTGCTCGCCGAGGCGCCGTCGCTGGGCGTCAGCGAGATCTCGCGAGAACTCGGGGTGCACCGTTCGACGGCGTTCCGGCTGCTGGCGACGCTGGAGTCGCACAACTACGTCGAGCAGGAGAGCCGTCGCGGCACCTACCGGCTCGGGTTCGGCGTGCTCCGTCTCTCGGGCCAGGTCGAGGCCCGCACCGATCTCGTCAAGGAGGCGCAGCTCGTCTGCGATGAGGTGACGGACGAGCTCAACGAGACGAGCAACGTCGCGATCCTCGACGACGGCGCCGCCGTCAACATCTGCCAGACCACGGGGACGCGCCTGGTCGCGGTGACGCAGCAGTACGTCGGGCGGCGCACGCCGCTGCACGCCACGTCGACCGGCAAGATCCTCCTCGCGCACGCGCCGGCCGATGTCCTGCGATCGACGCTGTCGGGCTCGCTCGAGGCCTTCACCCCGCACACCGTCACGGATGCGGCGGAGCTCGAGACGCGTCTCGAGGAGATCCGCGACCGCGGCTGGGCCGCCGCCGTCGAGGAGTGGGAGTCGGACACGAACGCGGTCGCCGTCGCCGTGAGCGATCGCGCGGGCGGAGTCGTCGCGGCGCTGAGCGTGACGGCGCCGAGCTTCCGGATGTCTCCCGACGGGTTCCCCGGCATCGTCGCGGTGCTGCGCCGTCACGCACAGCATCTGAGCGCCCGGCTGGGCTCGGCCGGCGACCCGGCCTGA
- a CDS encoding bifunctional 3-phenylpropionate/cinnamic acid dioxygenase ferredoxin subunit has protein sequence MLRICSLDELTDDEGIRIDAVSPPIAVFLTSEGEVCALDDTCTHQDASLAEGWVEGGRVECPLHASTFSLRTGEVDAPPATRGVRAHQVEVIDGEVFVELSTAEPNLPPGVVY, from the coding sequence ATGCTGCGCATCTGCTCGCTGGACGAACTGACCGACGACGAGGGCATCCGCATCGATGCCGTCTCCCCTCCCATCGCGGTGTTCCTGACCTCCGAGGGGGAGGTGTGCGCGCTCGACGACACGTGCACCCATCAGGACGCATCCCTCGCGGAGGGATGGGTCGAAGGCGGCCGCGTCGAGTGCCCCCTGCACGCGAGCACGTTCTCGCTGCGGACGGGCGAGGTCGACGCCCCGCCGGCGACGCGCGGCGTCAGGGCGCATCAGGTCGAGGTGATCGACGGGGAGGTCTTCGTCGAGCTCTCCACCGCGGAGCCGAACCTTCCTCCCGGGGTGGTGTACTGA
- a CDS encoding NAD(P)/FAD-dependent oxidoreductase: MPRVAIVGAGLAGYTVARTLRAAGHEGEIVVVGAEAHRPYDRPPLSKAYLSGELDAAGIALEGDEEIGVGWRLGVAAVGLDAGTRALALSDGSVLGADEIVLAVGASPRELPELPGAPSGAPAHVLGTREHADALRAALVPGAEVVIAGAGFVGLEVAAAAIAAGAASVTVVCADTSPLRRFGAEASAAVRGLHERSGVRFVTGVRVVGVERSPDGRPVGVRLGDGRVAEGSVVVAGIGAVPSTGWLAGSGLALTPWRAVACDDRGRAAPGIHAAGDCAAWGEVSCGHWTLAREQASRAAEDIVAPGTAAASGEPPYVWSDQHGARVQFAGRLRGDETVSVAAGDVAAGDPLLVYRDSRGEEVAAFGIDQPRLMMRWRKTHRAVASPSPQVAAA, encoded by the coding sequence ATGCCCCGCGTCGCGATCGTCGGCGCCGGGCTCGCCGGCTACACCGTCGCGCGCACCCTTCGTGCGGCGGGCCACGAGGGGGAGATCGTCGTGGTGGGCGCCGAGGCGCACCGGCCGTACGACCGTCCCCCGCTCAGCAAGGCCTACCTCTCGGGCGAGCTCGACGCGGCGGGCATCGCGCTGGAGGGCGACGAGGAGATCGGCGTCGGATGGCGTCTCGGCGTCGCGGCCGTCGGACTGGACGCCGGCACCCGGGCCCTCGCGCTCTCCGACGGAAGCGTGCTGGGAGCGGACGAGATCGTCCTCGCCGTGGGGGCGTCGCCGCGGGAACTGCCCGAGCTGCCGGGTGCGCCGTCCGGCGCGCCGGCGCACGTGCTCGGGACGAGGGAGCACGCCGACGCCCTGCGTGCGGCGCTCGTCCCCGGAGCCGAGGTCGTGATCGCGGGGGCGGGATTCGTCGGCCTCGAGGTCGCCGCCGCCGCGATCGCCGCCGGCGCGGCGTCCGTGACGGTCGTCTGCGCCGATACGTCTCCGCTGCGCCGGTTCGGCGCCGAGGCGAGCGCCGCCGTGCGCGGGCTGCACGAACGCTCCGGCGTGCGCTTCGTGACGGGCGTGCGCGTCGTCGGCGTCGAGCGCTCCCCGGACGGTCGCCCTGTCGGCGTGCGGCTGGGCGACGGGCGCGTGGCGGAGGGGTCGGTGGTCGTCGCGGGGATCGGCGCCGTCCCGTCCACCGGCTGGCTCGCGGGCAGCGGTCTCGCCCTCACGCCCTGGCGAGCCGTCGCGTGCGACGACCGGGGGCGTGCGGCCCCGGGGATCCACGCCGCCGGAGACTGCGCCGCCTGGGGAGAGGTCTCCTGCGGGCACTGGACGCTCGCGCGGGAGCAGGCCTCGCGCGCGGCCGAAGACATCGTCGCCCCCGGGACGGCCGCGGCGTCGGGGGAGCCTCCCTATGTGTGGAGCGACCAGCACGGCGCGAGAGTGCAGTTCGCCGGGCGCCTCCGCGGCGACGAGACGGTCTCGGTCGCCGCGGGCGACGTCGCGGCGGGCGACCCGCTCCTCGTCTACCGCGACTCCCGCGGCGAGGAGGTCGCCGCGTTCGGCATCGACCAGCCCCGCCTCATGATGCGCTGGCGCAAGACGCACCGCGCCGTCGCCTCGCCCTCCCCGCAGGTCGCGGCCGCATGA
- a CDS encoding aromatic ring-hydroxylating oxygenase subunit alpha has translation MIIEQLDNPLPGSLLPTLAGGYYTDPAVFAQEQERIFEQSWFCVVHGSDIPDPGDYRLVQVGREQLIVSRNRRREVRAFFNVCRHRGMRVCTEEAGTRRTFQCGYHAWTYDLDGRLIAAPNLTRMPDIDRDDYGLRRIHVREWLGYVWVCTAEEAPSFEETVLSEVVNRLGEVESLDRYQVENLAIGRRIAYDVHANWKLVIENFMECYHCATIHPELTQVIPEFAEGWAAQTNVGLGAEFGEGIEGFTVDGSAGAAELPLIAPGQERRYFAITIRPNVFVNMVPDHVIVHRMFPVSESSTYVECDWLFLPEVVDSARDVSKSVELFDRVNLQDFDACEKTQPAMSSRLYRTGGALVPAEHHIAFFHQWLVEALRP, from the coding sequence ATGATCATCGAGCAGTTGGACAACCCGCTTCCCGGCTCCCTGCTGCCCACGCTGGCGGGCGGCTACTACACCGACCCCGCCGTGTTCGCACAGGAGCAGGAGCGCATCTTCGAGCAGTCCTGGTTCTGCGTCGTCCACGGCAGCGACATCCCGGACCCCGGCGACTACAGGCTCGTGCAGGTGGGCCGCGAGCAGCTCATCGTGTCGCGCAACCGCAGGCGCGAGGTCCGGGCGTTCTTCAACGTCTGCCGCCACCGCGGCATGCGCGTGTGCACGGAGGAGGCGGGCACGCGGCGCACCTTCCAGTGCGGCTATCACGCGTGGACGTACGACCTCGACGGGAGGCTGATCGCCGCGCCCAACCTCACCCGGATGCCCGACATCGACCGCGACGACTACGGCCTGCGGCGCATCCACGTCCGCGAGTGGCTCGGATACGTCTGGGTGTGCACGGCGGAGGAGGCGCCGTCGTTCGAGGAGACGGTGCTGAGCGAGGTGGTGAACCGTCTCGGCGAGGTGGAGAGCCTCGACCGCTACCAGGTCGAGAACCTCGCGATCGGCAGACGGATCGCGTACGACGTCCATGCGAACTGGAAGCTCGTCATCGAGAACTTCATGGAGTGCTACCACTGCGCGACCATCCATCCGGAGCTCACGCAGGTGATCCCCGAGTTCGCCGAGGGCTGGGCCGCGCAGACGAACGTGGGCCTCGGCGCCGAGTTCGGCGAGGGCATCGAGGGCTTCACGGTCGACGGGTCGGCCGGGGCGGCCGAGCTGCCGCTCATCGCCCCCGGCCAGGAGCGGCGGTACTTCGCCATCACCATCCGGCCCAACGTCTTCGTCAACATGGTCCCGGACCACGTCATCGTCCACCGGATGTTCCCGGTCAGCGAGTCGTCCACCTACGTCGAGTGCGACTGGCTGTTCCTGCCGGAGGTGGTGGACTCCGCCAGGGACGTCTCGAAGTCGGTGGAGCTGTTCGACCGGGTCAACCTGCAGGACTTCGACGCGTGCGAGAAGACCCAGCCCGCGATGTCGTCGCGTCTCTACCGCACGGGCGGCGCGCTCGTCCCGGCGGAGCACCACATCGCCTTCTTCCACCAGTGGCTCGTCGAGGCGTTGCGACCGTGA